A genomic window from Flavobacterium johnsoniae includes:
- the porU gene encoding type IX secretion system sortase PorU yields MKRALQIYLFLLPIICLSQINGNFTVDWQGKKEMNYGEQKLIIPYFSGNSFRFDTAKKSITLMLNLNQSIFSGSNSIQISNVIYEQISAADLGDLIQNSIPEKPNESLKVANSRGNQQAFLILSPIIKDGNGFKRIKSFSYSSTAGTSKTNNSSLSQKSAAISNSVLASGDWYRFYVEKSGVYKISRSFLQSLGFDASKVDPRRIKIYGNGGRMLPLANNIYYPEDLIENAIQISGESDGVFNNEDFILFYAEGVDNWNTESQTNINLYSTKSYYYITSGGNEGKRISNLIQPTGIATLELNTFDDYQSHETDLTNIAHLGRQWLGESFDINQEQEFSFNFPNLETSVPVKIEVNAASAAYTPTSFTISSNGQNIGNISFNALITSSDTKYYNGKLPANTTFAGTDNIKIKLNYNNNGVPGSKGYLDYINLIAKRRLLGTGKQFKFQYDLAGSTIGIVNYTIGNAAAISQIWDITDLYNVSKIDNAGQSSFSFKATLGEIRKYIAIDASDFYTPLKESQSKIANQNLKGTLLKNNQNSFQDVDYVIITPKSLSSQAEKLATFHRTNSNLIVKVIALENIYQEFSSGKQDISAIRNCIKYIYDNASSPDKRIKYVNLFGDASYDYKDRITNNTNIVPIYHSLNSNTVGESSFASDDFFGLMDADEGNIISFFGGIDIAVGRMLVSDNAQASEMVNKVLEYYDLKSYGNWRNNFVLISDDSDQSSDASLQARQNALADVIATEKPFFNIDKIFLDAYTQEASAGGSRYPKARTDIFNAFEKGALVFNYLGHGGEDGLASERIWEKSDGQNLNNQYKYPLFITITCEFSRFDDPTRPTAGEYTFWNPKGGAISMLTTIRSIGQFNAENFNDSLSRNLLSYGSNQYNTIAETLRISKNENPSSSSNVIFYLGDPALMLAIPKPRINLTKVNDIAVSQPIPDFKSLSKIKISGEITDENNTLLSNYNGELATAIFDKMITTSTLNNDGNSPAMQFKTLGETIFRGNASVTNGQFEFSFVVPRDIRIPVDNGRISFYSKKNESLENQTGYNNVIKIGGINENAPQDNISPKVKLYMNDETFVSGGITNDSPFLLAFLEDENGINTASGIGHDIVAILDGDVSNPYILNDYYQTKLDDYTNGNLRFPFRNLSPGLHTISFTAWDVYNNPVTSEIQFTVVGDDSLTLSHVLNYPNPFSTYTQFWFSHNRPYEPLDVQVQVMTITGKVVWTKNQTITTEGFLSRDITWDGKDDFGDRIGKGVYIYKLTVKSNLTNKKAEKYEKLVIL; encoded by the coding sequence ATGAAACGAGCGTTACAAATATATCTTTTTTTGCTTCCAATTATCTGTCTTTCTCAGATAAATGGGAACTTCACAGTAGATTGGCAAGGCAAAAAAGAGATGAACTACGGTGAACAAAAACTCATAATTCCGTATTTTTCTGGTAATAGTTTTCGCTTTGATACAGCTAAGAAAAGCATAACATTAATGCTTAATTTGAATCAATCTATCTTTTCTGGATCAAATTCAATACAAATCTCAAACGTCATTTACGAGCAAATTTCTGCTGCTGATCTGGGTGATTTAATTCAAAATAGCATTCCAGAAAAGCCAAATGAGTCGCTAAAAGTAGCTAATTCAAGAGGAAATCAGCAAGCTTTTTTAATTCTTTCGCCTATTATTAAGGACGGAAATGGCTTTAAAAGAATAAAATCTTTTTCTTATTCTTCGACTGCTGGAACTTCAAAAACAAACAATTCGTCACTTTCTCAAAAAAGCGCTGCAATTTCAAATTCTGTGTTAGCTTCTGGCGATTGGTATCGTTTTTATGTTGAAAAATCTGGCGTTTATAAAATTTCTCGATCTTTTTTGCAAAGTCTTGGTTTTGACGCTTCTAAAGTTGATCCGAGAAGAATAAAAATCTATGGAAATGGCGGTCGAATGCTTCCTTTAGCAAACAATATTTATTATCCAGAAGATTTAATTGAAAATGCGATTCAGATTTCTGGAGAAAGCGATGGCGTTTTTAACAATGAGGATTTCATTCTTTTTTACGCCGAAGGAGTTGATAATTGGAACACCGAAAGCCAAACCAACATTAATCTATATAGCACAAAATCTTATTATTACATTACAAGCGGAGGAAATGAAGGAAAACGAATTTCAAATCTAATTCAGCCAACTGGAATTGCAACATTAGAACTTAACACGTTTGATGACTATCAATCGCACGAAACCGACTTAACAAACATCGCGCATCTAGGAAGACAATGGCTGGGAGAATCATTTGACATTAATCAAGAACAGGAATTTTCTTTTAATTTTCCAAATTTAGAAACTTCTGTTCCTGTCAAAATTGAAGTAAATGCTGCTTCTGCGGCTTACACCCCTACTTCATTTACAATTTCTTCAAACGGACAAAACATCGGAAACATTTCTTTTAACGCTTTAATCACCAGTTCTGACACTAAATATTACAACGGAAAATTACCTGCCAACACTACTTTTGCCGGAACTGACAATATTAAAATCAAACTCAATTACAATAATAATGGTGTTCCTGGCTCAAAAGGATATCTCGATTACATTAATTTAATTGCAAAACGAAGACTATTAGGCACCGGAAAACAATTCAAATTTCAATACGATTTGGCTGGCTCAACAATTGGCATTGTAAATTACACTATTGGAAACGCCGCAGCTATTTCGCAAATTTGGGATATCACAGACCTATATAATGTCTCAAAAATTGATAATGCGGGTCAATCTTCTTTTAGCTTCAAGGCAACTCTTGGCGAAATCAGAAAATATATTGCGATTGATGCGTCAGATTTTTATACTCCTTTAAAGGAAAGTCAATCGAAAATTGCAAATCAGAATCTTAAAGGGACATTACTTAAAAACAACCAAAACAGCTTTCAAGATGTTGATTATGTAATTATAACGCCAAAATCTCTAAGTTCACAAGCAGAAAAATTAGCAACTTTTCACCGAACCAATTCTAATTTAATTGTAAAAGTAATCGCTCTCGAGAATATCTATCAGGAATTTTCTTCTGGAAAACAAGACATTAGCGCCATTAGAAATTGCATCAAATACATTTACGACAATGCATCTTCTCCAGATAAAAGAATAAAATATGTCAATCTTTTTGGAGATGCTTCTTACGATTACAAAGACCGCATTACCAACAACACCAACATCGTTCCTATTTATCATTCCTTAAACAGCAATACCGTTGGCGAATCTTCTTTTGCATCTGATGATTTTTTTGGTTTAATGGACGCTGACGAAGGAAATATAATTTCTTTTTTTGGAGGAATTGATATTGCCGTAGGACGAATGCTGGTTTCTGACAATGCGCAAGCAAGTGAAATGGTAAATAAAGTACTGGAATATTACGATCTTAAATCCTACGGAAACTGGCGTAATAATTTTGTTTTAATAAGCGATGATTCCGACCAAAGTTCAGATGCGAGTTTGCAAGCTCGTCAAAATGCTCTAGCCGACGTTATCGCAACAGAAAAACCATTTTTTAATATTGATAAAATATTTTTAGATGCTTACACGCAAGAAGCTTCCGCTGGAGGCTCGCGTTACCCTAAAGCCAGAACAGATATTTTTAATGCTTTTGAAAAGGGCGCTTTAGTCTTTAATTATTTAGGTCATGGTGGTGAAGATGGTTTGGCAAGCGAAAGAATTTGGGAAAAATCAGATGGACAGAATTTAAACAACCAATATAAATATCCTTTATTTATAACCATTACTTGCGAATTTTCGCGTTTTGACGACCCAACACGTCCAACCGCTGGCGAATATACTTTTTGGAATCCAAAAGGGGGCGCTATTTCTATGCTTACAACAATTCGATCAATTGGACAGTTTAATGCTGAGAACTTCAATGACAGCTTAAGCAGAAACTTACTATCTTACGGCTCAAATCAATACAATACCATTGCAGAAACGCTTCGAATCTCAAAAAATGAAAATCCGAGTTCTTCAAGCAATGTTATTTTTTATCTGGGCGATCCTGCTTTAATGCTTGCAATTCCGAAGCCAAGAATTAATTTAACGAAAGTAAATGATATTGCTGTTTCGCAACCAATTCCAGATTTTAAGTCTCTTTCAAAAATTAAAATTTCAGGAGAAATAACAGACGAGAACAATACTCTTTTAAGTAATTATAATGGAGAATTGGCTACTGCCATTTTCGACAAAATGATTACCACTTCTACATTAAACAATGACGGGAATAGTCCAGCAATGCAATTTAAAACTTTAGGAGAAACTATTTTCAGAGGAAATGCTTCTGTAACCAACGGGCAATTTGAATTTAGCTTTGTTGTTCCAAGAGATATTCGAATTCCTGTTGACAACGGCAGAATCAGTTTTTATTCTAAGAAAAACGAATCATTAGAAAACCAAACTGGTTATAATAATGTTATTAAAATTGGAGGAATTAACGAAAATGCACCTCAGGACAATATTAGCCCAAAAGTTAAGTTATATATGAACGACGAAACTTTTGTATCTGGAGGCATTACAAATGATTCTCCTTTCCTTCTGGCTTTCCTAGAAGACGAAAACGGAATTAATACAGCAAGCGGAATCGGACATGATATTGTAGCAATTTTAGACGGAGATGTGAGCAATCCTTACATTTTGAATGATTATTATCAAACAAAATTAGATGATTATACCAACGGAAATTTACGTTTTCCGTTTAGAAATTTATCTCCAGGATTGCATACTATAAGTTTTACTGCATGGGATGTTTACAACAATCCTGTTACGAGTGAAATTCAGTTTACGGTTGTAGGAGATGATTCGCTAACACTGTCGCACGTTCTTAATTATCCAAATCCTTTTTCAACCTATACGCAATTTTGGTTTTCTCACAATAGACCTTACGAACCTTTAGATGTGCAGGTTCAGGTAATGACTATTACAGGAAAAGTAGTTTGGACAAAAAATCAGACCATAACTACAGAAGGATTTTTATCGCGCGACATAACATGGGACGGAAAAGATGATTTTGGAGATAGAATTGGAAAAGGAGTATATATTTACAAACTCACTGTAAAATCAAATTTAACAAATAAAAAAGCAGAAAAATACGAAAAGCTTGTCATCCTATAA
- the pdhA gene encoding pyruvate dehydrogenase (acetyl-transferring) E1 component subunit alpha: MKEVTKEVYLKWYEDMLLWRKFEDKLAALYIQQKVRGFLHLYNGQEAVLAGALHAMDLTKDKMITAYRNHVQPIGMGVDPRNVMAELLGKATGTSKGMGGSMHIFSKEHRFYGGHGIVGGQIPVGAGLAFADKYFNTGGVTMTYFGDGAARQGSLHEAFNMAMLWKLPVVFIVENNGYAMGTSVERTANHTDIWKLGLGYEMPCGPVDGMNPVKVAEAMHEAIERARRGDGPTFLEMKTYRYRGHSMSDAQLYRSKEEVEEYKKIDPITQVLDVIMDQKYATAEEIEVIDQRVKDLVEECQKFAEESPYPDLQQLYDVVYAQEDYPFTPHKL, encoded by the coding sequence ATGAAAGAAGTTACAAAAGAGGTATATTTAAAGTGGTATGAGGACATGCTACTTTGGAGAAAGTTTGAAGACAAACTTGCAGCATTATACATCCAACAAAAAGTTAGAGGTTTTCTACACTTATATAATGGTCAAGAAGCTGTATTAGCAGGTGCATTGCACGCTATGGATTTGACCAAAGATAAAATGATTACTGCTTACAGAAACCACGTTCAGCCAATTGGTATGGGAGTTGATCCTAGAAATGTAATGGCAGAGCTTTTAGGAAAAGCAACAGGAACTTCTAAAGGTATGGGAGGTTCTATGCACATTTTCTCTAAAGAGCACCGTTTTTACGGAGGACACGGAATCGTAGGTGGACAAATTCCGGTAGGAGCAGGTTTAGCTTTCGCTGATAAATATTTCAATACTGGCGGGGTTACTATGACTTACTTTGGTGACGGTGCTGCTAGACAAGGTTCTCTTCACGAAGCTTTCAACATGGCTATGTTATGGAAACTTCCAGTTGTATTTATCGTTGAAAACAACGGTTATGCAATGGGAACTTCTGTAGAAAGAACTGCAAACCATACTGATATCTGGAAATTAGGTTTAGGTTATGAAATGCCTTGCGGACCTGTTGACGGAATGAACCCTGTAAAAGTTGCTGAAGCAATGCACGAAGCTATCGAAAGAGCACGTCGCGGAGACGGACCAACTTTCCTTGAAATGAAAACGTACCGTTACAGAGGACACTCTATGTCTGATGCACAATTATATCGTTCTAAAGAAGAGGTTGAAGAGTACAAAAAAATTGACCCAATTACACAAGTTCTTGATGTAATTATGGATCAAAAATATGCTACAGCTGAAGAAATAGAAGTAATTGACCAAAGAGTTAAAGACTTAGTTGAAGAATGTCAGAAATTTGCTGAAGAATCTCCATACCCAGACTTACAACAATTATACGATGTAGTATACGCACAAGAAGACTATCCATTTACACCTCATAAATTATAA
- the gldJ gene encoding gliding motility lipoprotein GldJ has product MKVNKIVALQLMMSMVLMLGTASCSKKSSSTHASRATGWDVDSQNGTAARNAGKKQQAGPGLVFVEGGTFTMGKVQDDVMHDWNNTPTQQHVQSFYMDETEVTNGMYLEYLEWLKKVFPPTEENYKNIYEGASPDTLVWRNRLGYNETMTNNYLRHPSYANYPVVGVNWIQAVEFSKWRTDRVNEAVLEKNGYLKKGAKTNEVGADNAFNTEGYLMSPSTSRGGSEEIVLKKNPTGRRPKAGKDGVVPEEKNVYAQRSSGIILPEYRLPTEAEWEYAAAADVGQREYNIYKGQKKYPWSGDYTRSSKRKNRGDQLANFKQGNGDYGGIAGWSDDGADITNSVKSYAPNDFGLYDMAGNVAEWVADVYRPIIDNEANDFNYYRGNQYAKNKIGKDGKVEIVTTSTIKYDTLSNGKVIARNLPGEIAQVPVDDQETYLRTNFSQSNNINYRDGDKQSSRYFDFGDSESGSKADQAMYNSPKHNVTTDSLGKMIRKYDNSSKRTTLIDDKVRVYKGGSWRDRAYWLDPAQRRYFPQDMATDYIGFRCAMSRVGSKAEKRKSPRN; this is encoded by the coding sequence ATGAAAGTAAACAAAATTGTAGCCTTGCAATTAATGATGTCAATGGTATTGATGTTGGGCACGGCTAGTTGTAGCAAAAAATCGAGTTCCACTCACGCTTCGAGAGCAACTGGCTGGGATGTAGATAGTCAGAATGGAACTGCTGCTAGAAATGCAGGTAAAAAACAACAGGCTGGTCCTGGTTTGGTTTTTGTTGAAGGAGGTACGTTTACAATGGGTAAAGTACAGGATGATGTTATGCACGATTGGAATAACACGCCAACCCAACAACACGTTCAATCATTCTATATGGATGAAACCGAAGTTACAAATGGTATGTACTTAGAATACCTAGAGTGGTTAAAGAAAGTTTTTCCACCGACAGAAGAAAATTACAAGAATATTTACGAAGGTGCATCGCCAGATACACTTGTTTGGAGAAATCGTTTAGGATACAACGAAACGATGACTAATAACTATTTAAGACACCCATCTTATGCTAATTACCCAGTAGTTGGTGTTAACTGGATTCAAGCAGTTGAATTTAGTAAATGGAGAACAGACCGTGTGAACGAAGCTGTTTTAGAAAAAAATGGTTACCTTAAAAAAGGAGCTAAAACAAATGAAGTTGGTGCAGATAATGCATTTAACACTGAAGGTTACTTAATGTCTCCTAGCACATCACGTGGTGGTAGCGAAGAAATCGTGTTAAAGAAAAACCCAACAGGAAGAAGACCTAAAGCAGGAAAAGATGGTGTAGTGCCAGAGGAGAAAAATGTGTACGCACAACGTTCTTCAGGAATCATCTTGCCAGAATACAGACTTCCTACTGAAGCAGAATGGGAATATGCAGCTGCTGCAGATGTTGGACAAAGAGAATACAACATTTACAAAGGACAAAAGAAATATCCTTGGTCTGGAGATTACACTCGTTCTTCAAAACGTAAAAATAGAGGAGATCAATTGGCTAACTTTAAACAAGGAAACGGTGATTACGGTGGAATTGCAGGTTGGTCAGATGACGGAGCAGATATCACAAACTCTGTAAAAAGCTATGCACCAAACGATTTCGGATTATACGATATGGCAGGTAACGTTGCAGAATGGGTTGCCGATGTTTACAGACCTATTATTGATAATGAAGCAAACGATTTTAACTACTACAGAGGAAATCAATATGCTAAAAATAAAATTGGTAAAGACGGTAAAGTAGAAATTGTTACAACTTCTACAATTAAATATGACACTTTAAGTAACGGTAAAGTTATTGCAAGAAATCTTCCAGGAGAAATTGCTCAAGTGCCAGTTGATGATCAAGAAACATATTTGAGAACAAACTTTAGCCAAAGTAATAATATCAACTACAGAGATGGTGATAAACAATCTTCTAGATATTTTGATTTTGGAGATTCAGAATCTGGGTCTAAAGCTGATCAAGCAATGTACAATTCTCCTAAACATAATGTTACAACAGACAGTTTAGGTAAAATGATCAGAAAATATGACAACTCTAGTAAACGTACTACTTTAATCGATGATAAAGTAAGAGTTTATAAAGGAGGTTCTTGGAGAGATAGAGCTTATTGGTTAGATCCAGCTCAAAGAAGATATTTCCCTCAAGATATGGCAACTGATTACATTGGATTTAGATGTGCAATGTCTAGAGTAGGTTCTAAAGCTGAAAAAAGAAAATCACCTAGAAACTAA
- the porV gene encoding type IX secretion system outer membrane channel protein PorV, whose product MKKISLLLICFFILCSLQAQESRPIVTGVPFLMVAADARAAGLADQGVATSADVFSQQWNPAKYAFSEDAQGLSISYTPYLTDLANDISLGQLTYYNKINEKSAFATSFRYFGFGGIELRYTGDPTEPVREVNPNEFALDGSYSLKLSEKFSMAVGARFINSNLKVASEDVDARAAKSFAVDVAAFYQSEEIAYQDFNGRWRAGINFQNLGPKISYDNDDISSNFLPANLRVGGGFDFIFDDYNKLTVSAELTKLLVPTPPGIGTPVDGNGDGDYDDPEDISQAQATNNGYQKYNDIGWFEGIFKSFGDAPGGFKEEMKEVTYSLGAEYMYQDSFAMRLGYYHESPEKGAKQFFSLGAGFKYNIMKIDVSYLFSASKIKNPLENTLRFSLTFNFGDKYETY is encoded by the coding sequence ATGAAAAAAATATCACTTTTATTAATCTGTTTTTTTATTCTCTGTAGCTTACAAGCTCAAGAATCAAGACCCATAGTTACAGGAGTTCCATTCTTAATGGTAGCTGCAGATGCTAGAGCAGCAGGTTTAGCCGACCAAGGTGTCGCTACTTCTGCAGACGTTTTCTCTCAACAATGGAATCCAGCAAAATATGCCTTTTCAGAAGATGCTCAAGGTCTTTCTATCAGTTACACTCCATACTTAACAGATCTTGCTAATGACATTTCTTTAGGACAATTAACGTATTACAACAAAATCAACGAAAAAAGTGCTTTTGCAACTAGTTTCCGTTATTTTGGTTTTGGAGGAATTGAACTAAGATATACAGGAGATCCAACAGAACCAGTTCGCGAAGTTAATCCAAACGAATTCGCACTAGACGGATCTTACTCTCTAAAATTGAGCGAAAAATTCTCAATGGCAGTTGGCGCTCGTTTTATTAACTCTAATTTAAAAGTTGCTTCAGAAGATGTAGACGCAAGAGCAGCAAAATCTTTTGCAGTTGATGTTGCCGCTTTTTACCAATCTGAAGAAATTGCTTATCAAGATTTCAATGGTAGATGGAGAGCCGGAATTAACTTTCAAAATTTAGGACCAAAAATCAGCTATGATAATGATGATATTAGCTCAAACTTCTTACCAGCTAATTTAAGAGTTGGTGGAGGATTTGATTTCATTTTTGATGATTATAATAAACTTACAGTAAGCGCCGAACTTACCAAATTATTAGTACCAACTCCTCCAGGAATCGGAACTCCTGTTGACGGAAATGGTGATGGCGACTACGATGATCCCGAAGACATTTCACAAGCGCAAGCAACCAATAACGGATATCAAAAATACAATGATATTGGCTGGTTTGAAGGGATATTCAAATCTTTTGGAGATGCCCCAGGCGGATTCAAAGAAGAAATGAAAGAGGTTACTTATAGTCTTGGAGCTGAATATATGTACCAAGATTCGTTTGCAATGCGTTTAGGATACTATCATGAAAGTCCAGAAAAAGGAGCAAAACAATTTTTCTCTTTAGGAGCAGGATTTAAATATAACATCATGAAAATTGATGTATCATATCTATTCTCAGCATCAAAAATAAAAAATCCTTTAGAAAATACGCTTCGTTTCTCTTTAACGTTTAACTTTGGAGATAAATACGAAACGTATTAA
- the cdd gene encoding cytidine deaminase encodes MKEINITTSFTIFENLNELPTDIQELMNQAVEIRKKAYAPYSKFRVGAALLLDNGKVILGSNQENAAYPSGLCAERTAIFYAGSAYPEAKILKMAITAASDTNQTTAPIPPCGSCRQSIAEYEIKQDTPIEIYFMGEIGEVYKSSSLKNLLPLMFDKKFL; translated from the coding sequence ATGAAAGAAATCAATATAACAACTTCTTTTACAATATTTGAAAACCTAAACGAGCTCCCAACCGACATTCAAGAACTAATGAATCAGGCGGTTGAAATAAGAAAAAAAGCTTATGCACCTTATTCTAAATTCAGAGTTGGAGCCGCTTTACTTCTAGACAATGGAAAAGTTATTTTAGGTTCGAACCAAGAAAATGCTGCTTATCCTTCTGGACTTTGCGCAGAAAGAACAGCAATCTTTTATGCAGGAAGCGCATATCCAGAGGCAAAAATCCTAAAAATGGCTATTACAGCAGCCTCAGACACTAATCAGACTACAGCTCCAATTCCACCTTGTGGCTCTTGCAGGCAATCGATTGCAGAATATGAAATAAAACAAGATACACCAATTGAAATCTATTTTATGGGCGAAATTGGAGAGGTTTACAAATCATCATCACTGAAAAATTTACTTCCGTTGATGTTCGATAAAAAGTTCTTGTAA
- a CDS encoding pyruvate dehydrogenase complex dihydrolipoamide acetyltransferase — translation MAIKVTMPRLSDTMTEGTVATWLKKVGDKVSEGDILAEIETDKATMEFESFNEGTLLHIGIQAGETAPVDSLLAIIGKEGEDISALLAGGDAPAASSEASEPKADTPAAEAKTEAAAPAKAATELPKGVVVVTMPRLSDTMTEGTVATWLKKVGDTVAEGDILAEIETDKATMEFESFNAGTLLYIGIQEGNTAPVDSLLAIIGPAGTDISGVADNFTAGGAAPAPEASGPAAEEKAAPAAEKAPEAVAETSNGGRILASPLAKKIASDKGISLNQVKGSGENGRIVKSDIENFTPSAQAQTAASAPAAKQEASAPAAPKVFVPAGEVYTEEIKNSQMRKIIAKRLSESLFTAPHYNLVIEVSMDEAMGARAAINSVPDTKVSFNDMVIKACALALKKHPKINSTWKEDAIIINHHVNIGVAVAVEDGLVVPVLKFTDAMSLSQIGGSVRDLAGRAKNKKLGPQEMEGSTFTVSNLGMFGITEFNSIINQPNSAILSVGAIVEKPVVKNGQIVVGNTMMLSLACDHRTIDGATGAQFLQTLKQYIESPVTMLA, via the coding sequence ATGGCAATTAAAGTAACTATGCCTCGTTTGAGCGATACAATGACGGAAGGAACGGTAGCGACTTGGCTTAAAAAAGTAGGCGATAAAGTAAGCGAAGGCGATATCTTAGCTGAAATTGAAACAGACAAAGCAACAATGGAGTTCGAATCTTTTAACGAAGGAACTCTTTTACATATCGGAATTCAAGCTGGAGAAACTGCTCCTGTTGATTCATTATTAGCTATCATTGGTAAAGAAGGAGAAGATATTTCTGCTCTTTTAGCTGGTGGTGACGCTCCTGCTGCTAGTTCCGAAGCTTCGGAACCAAAAGCAGATACTCCTGCTGCTGAAGCAAAAACTGAAGCTGCTGCTCCTGCAAAAGCAGCAACTGAATTACCAAAAGGAGTTGTAGTTGTAACTATGCCTCGTTTGAGTGATACAATGACTGAAGGTACTGTAGCAACTTGGTTGAAAAAAGTTGGCGATACAGTTGCTGAAGGAGATATTTTAGCAGAAATTGAAACAGACAAAGCGACTATGGAGTTTGAGTCTTTCAATGCTGGAACATTATTATATATCGGAATTCAGGAAGGAAACACTGCACCTGTTGACAGCTTATTAGCTATCATCGGACCTGCAGGAACTGACATTTCTGGAGTTGCTGATAACTTTACTGCTGGAGGCGCTGCACCTGCTCCCGAAGCTTCGGGACCTGCTGCTGAAGAAAAAGCTGCTCCTGCTGCTGAAAAAGCACCAGAAGCTGTTGCCGAAACTTCAAACGGAGGAAGAATTTTAGCTTCTCCTTTAGCTAAAAAAATCGCTTCTGATAAAGGAATTTCTTTAAACCAAGTGAAAGGATCTGGAGAAAACGGACGTATCGTAAAAAGCGATATCGAAAACTTCACTCCATCTGCTCAAGCTCAAACTGCTGCTTCTGCACCAGCTGCTAAACAAGAAGCATCTGCACCTGCTGCACCAAAAGTATTTGTTCCTGCTGGAGAAGTTTACACAGAAGAGATCAAAAATTCTCAAATGCGTAAAATCATTGCAAAACGTCTTTCTGAATCTTTATTCACTGCTCCTCACTACAACTTAGTGATCGAAGTAAGCATGGACGAAGCTATGGGAGCAAGAGCTGCTATCAATAGCGTTCCAGATACAAAAGTATCTTTCAACGATATGGTAATCAAAGCTTGTGCTTTAGCATTGAAAAAACATCCAAAAATCAACTCTACTTGGAAAGAAGATGCTATCATCATCAACCACCACGTAAACATTGGTGTTGCTGTAGCTGTTGAAGACGGTTTAGTAGTTCCTGTATTGAAATTTACTGATGCTATGAGTTTATCTCAAATTGGTGGTTCGGTAAGAGATCTTGCTGGAAGAGCTAAAAACAAAAAATTAGGACCACAAGAAATGGAAGGAAGTACTTTTACAGTATCTAACCTTGGTATGTTTGGTATTACTGAATTTAATTCAATTATCAACCAACCAAACTCTGCTATCCTTTCTGTAGGTGCAATTGTTGAGAAACCAGTAGTTAAAAACGGTCAAATCGTAGTTGGAAACACAATGATGTTATCATTAGCATGTGACCACAGAACAATTGATGGTGCAACTGGAGCTCAGTTCTTACAAACATTAAAACAATACATCGAAAGCCCAGTTACAATGTTGGCGTAA